ACGACCCCGTCACCACGCTGCTCGACCTTACCGAAGACACACCGTTCAGCGCCCGGCCGATCGACAGCCCGCAGATGGTCGCGCCGTTCAGTCTGGCGCCGGGCGAGACCGCGACGCTGATCGTCGCCTATTACTCACAGGGAGCCTCGCGACTTTCCATGTCGGTGGAGACGCCGGAGAGCCTCGTGACCCAAACGCGCGTCAGCGAGGCGAAGAGCTATGCTTTCTACGGCATGATGCTGGTGATGATCGCGCTGGCGACCGTGGCGCTTGCCGTGCTCCGACAGCCGGTCTTCGCGGCATATGCCGCCTACATCCTGTCTGTCCTGATGTATGTCGCACATGCCGATGGCGCCGCGTTCCAGTACATCTGGCCGAACTTCCCGCGCTTCAACTCCATGGCTTCGGTTGTGGCGGGATCAGGCGTCATGGTGTTCGCAGGCCTGTTCGCGATCACCTTCCTGCAAACCGCGCGTTATCATCCGATCATGCATCGCGTGCTCCAGGCGATGATCGCCTCGGTGCTTGCAATCGACGTGGTCCTCTGGTCGACCGACCCGCAACTGCTGAAGCGCCTTCTGGTCATCATGATCTCGGTCAGCGCATTGTGCTGTCTGACCGCGGGGCTGCTCGCCGTAAGGACGCGGTTTCGCGAGGTCCGTTTCTACGTTTTCGCCTGGCTCGCAGGCCTCATACCGGCAATTCTCTTCACCGGCCGCTACGGCTTCGGTTTCGAGCCGACGATCATCACCACCTATGACGCGATCCGGCTCGCACTGCTCTTCGACGCGATGATGATGGGGCTCGCCATTTTCGACCGTTACAACCATCTGCGCCAGTCGGCGATGGAGGAAACGCTCGCGCATGCGCAACGCAATCTTGCGCTGAGCCAAAGGCTTGCCTCGCTCGAGGAAAGCTACCAGCAGGTGACCGCGAATGCGCGCCAGCGCGAGGAAAGCGTCAAGGACACCGTCCACGATCTGCGTCAGCCGATGCATGCGCTCAGGCTCTCGCTTCGGCAGATGTTCAGCGCCGACGCCGGCAAGACGGCAGATGCGGGGCAGATCGAGTCGGCGCTGGGCTACATGGAGAGGCTGGTCGCCGAGCGACTGGCCGATCAGCCGGCGCCTGGCGCGGGGACCATCGGGCAGGCGGCATCCGTATCGGCCGGCGTCTCGCATCGCACCGGCAGCGCGGAAGCGGGCAAAGGCGGCAACGAGACCGGGGAACCCGGCCTTCACGGCGTCTTGCGCGGCATCGCCGACATGTTCGCGCCCGAAGCGGCGGACAAGGGTCTCGACCTGAGGCTAGTGCTGGCCGCGCCGGACGCGGGGGTTGCGGCCTATCCCCTGATGCGCGTCGTCGCCAATCTCGTCTCCAACGCGATCAAGTATACAACCGAGGGACGGATCGTGGTCGCGTTGCGCAGACACGGGTCGGGACATCGCGTCGAGGTCCACGATACCGGTCCGGGCCTGAACGGCGCGGCGTTCGAACAGGCGCTGATACGCAACCAGCGCCTCGAACGCGACCGCGTCGCCGCTGACGGGAGCGGACTCGGACTCTCGGTCGTCAAGGAGACCGTCGAAGCCAATAACTGGCGGCTTAGCTCATGCGCGGGCCGCCGAACCGGCGCAAGCATCCTGATCGAGTTGCCCGGTGCGTCTGCGGAACCGTCATTGGGCGAGCTGGGTGGGCGTTAGTCTCCCAAGACTTCATACAATGCAAGGCTCGTTGAGTGGCGCAAATAGCGTTCAAGCGTCCGCTTTGGGAAACAGCATCACTGGCTTGAATGACCACCTTGAGGGCGCTAAGCGGATGGCCAATATCGTCAACGTCACATGGTCAGATCGCAAAGCGAGACGCGAACATTATCGTCGAGGTGCTGAAAACAGCGATCCCGCAAAGGCTGCCCTTCGCCGGTTGACAGAACCGGCGAAGGGCTTCCGCTAAGGCAAATTAAAAAGACGCGCCGGCTTTAATCAGCCATTATTTCCAGTACATCTTGCTCATCAGATGGTTTTTCGGGGTCCTCATCGAGGCGATCGCTGACTGTTGGTCGAAGGATATAAATGTACTAACATCGGACCACACTGGCAGGGGGGTGGTCGGATGCAGCAAGCGGAAGGTCCTGCGCGTCCCGAGGAGGACATCGTCGCACGCCGGGAATGGCGCGGCCCCATGCTTGCGAACGGGACGTTGACGCCCGAACTCGCGGCCTTCTGCCAGAGAGGCGTGGCCGTTATCCTCGCCACCTGCGTCGACGGCAGACCGATGGCCGGGCGCGGCTTCGCATGCCGGGTCGACGAGGCCGGCACGGTGCGCATCCTGTTGCGCCGGACGGGGCACGGAGCCTTTCTCGCGGCTCTGCGCGGCGGCGCAGCGATCGCCGCCACTTTCACCCAGCCGCCCGAACACCGATCGATCCAGCTCAAGGGAAAAGGCGCGACCGAGAGCGCGGCCACCGTCGCCGATGGCATGGCGCTGGCCGTGCGGAGCCGCGAGTTCCGCGACCGGATGATGATGATAAAATTCACCGAGGCCTTGTCGAACGGCTACTGCTTCGCCGATCCCGAGGACATCGTCGCGATCGACTTCATGCCCGAGGAAGCCTTCGTGCAGACGCCGGGACCGGGCGCCGGCAGCGAGCTCAAGGGATGAAGCCGCTGGCGCTCGACCTGCTGCGGGATTGCCTGGAAGGCGTCGTCCCGGGCGTGCTCGCGACCTGCGACGGGACTGGCAAGCCGAACGTCATGTTCATCAGCCAGGTCCACTACGTCGGTCCTGAGCGGGTCGCGCTCAGCTACCAGTTCTTCAACAAGACGCGCCGGAACCTGCTCGCCACGGGACGGGCG
The window above is part of the Rhizobiaceae bacterium genome. Proteins encoded here:
- a CDS encoding sensor histidine kinase, giving the protein MREALLRCAVLILILVMTLPLAPVHAAGGGPLILTGPASIELLGNHFEYTTDPDWQLKVEDFTGASPVAMAPIPGPVPDFGYTGAKIWLRLDMVNRTADVDAWRFFIHSNFTQQIAIYRIGADDPVTTLLDLTEDTPFSARPIDSPQMVAPFSLAPGETATLIVAYYSQGASRLSMSVETPESLVTQTRVSEAKSYAFYGMMLVMIALATVALAVLRQPVFAAYAAYILSVLMYVAHADGAAFQYIWPNFPRFNSMASVVAGSGVMVFAGLFAITFLQTARYHPIMHRVLQAMIASVLAIDVVLWSTDPQLLKRLLVIMISVSALCCLTAGLLAVRTRFREVRFYVFAWLAGLIPAILFTGRYGFGFEPTIITTYDAIRLALLFDAMMMGLAIFDRYNHLRQSAMEETLAHAQRNLALSQRLASLEESYQQVTANARQREESVKDTVHDLRQPMHALRLSLRQMFSADAGKTADAGQIESALGYMERLVAERLADQPAPGAGTIGQAASVSAGVSHRTGSAEAGKGGNETGEPGLHGVLRGIADMFAPEAADKGLDLRLVLAAPDAGVAAYPLMRVVANLVSNAIKYTTEGRIVVALRRHGSGHRVEVHDTGPGLNGAAFEQALIRNQRLERDRVAADGSGLGLSVVKETVEANNWRLSSCAGRRTGASILIELPGASAEPSLGELGGR